In one window of Mercurialis annua linkage group LG4, ddMerAnnu1.2, whole genome shotgun sequence DNA:
- the LOC126676725 gene encoding uncharacterized protein LOC126676725, whose amino-acid sequence MSFAFILLDPCAICGRKIGKGASPHSPCTQKRKELAQNTADLKRIVNKVKRGKGKKSELAYYDELKDASADLKETVSGIPRAVIVDEYGSDDDNELDKLMEEAEKYLEMMNQLREKMRNK is encoded by the exons ATGAGTTTTGCTTTCATATTGT TGGATCCTTGCGCGATTTGTGGCCGGAAAATTGGTAAAGGAGCTTCACCGCATAGCCCGTGCACG cAAAAGAGAAAAGAATTGGCTCAGAATACTGCAGACTTGAAAAGAATTGTTAACAAAGTTAAGAGAGGAAAAGGAAAAAAGTCAGAGCTTGCTTACTATGATGAACTAAAGGATGCAAGTGCAGATTTGAAAGAAACTGTAAGTGGAATTCCGAGAGCTGTCATAGTAGATGAGTATGGCTCCGATGATGATAATGAGCTTGACAAATTGATGGAGGAAGCAGAAAAATATCTTGAGATGATGAACCAATTAAGAGAAAAaatgagaaataaataa